In Caldalkalibacillus thermarum, the genomic stretch GAAGAAGAGCCAAACGCTGGTTAGGCAAGCTGGCAAGAAATTGCCCTCACTTGTTTGTACATTGGCAGATGGGAATTCTGCCATCGGCTGGATAATGGGAGCCGGATGAGCCGAGAGGTTCACGTCCGGTTCTGAGAGGGCCTGAGGATGAGATTCCTTCGGGTTACTCACCGTAACATTTATGTGCGCAGCAGGCGTGCAGGGCAACGAGTGAAGCAAAGTATTCAAAGGTTCTTGGAGAAGAAGTTAAAACTCAAAGTCAATGAGGAGAAAAGCGCTGTCGACCGACCTTGGAGAAGGAAGTTTCTGGGCTTCAGTTTCACCAAGCAACGCGAAGCCCGGATACGTCTAGCCTCGAAGTCCATCCAACGCTTTAAGAACAAGATACGCCAGCTGACCAACCCTAACTGGAGCATTTCAATGGAAGAACTAGTGCGGACCCGCATGCTAGATGGTGTGAGGGGACGGGGATTAGTCACCCCCTCCTACTCGATGCTTTTGATTATGCTGTCATTAAAAATTCATAGATGAGAATAAAAATGAGCACATACATATCGGAATTGTTGTGTAAACATATTGATCGTGGGGGGATTATTCTTACAATTATTGTGGGGTAAAGAAAGTGGAACGGAATATGCCCTATTGACAGTCATCAGAAGAAGAGCAACAGAAAACGGTAAAAGAGTGAGGGCTCAAAAAACAGATTCAGTTTTTGGAGGACAGCCACATGGAATTTAAATCGTGGTTAAAAAGGTTTGTACTTGAACATGGATTGCTCATATCGTGGTTGATCGCATTTACTGCAACGTTAGGTAGTCTATATTTTTCAGAGATCGTGGGGTTTATCCCGTGTGAGTATTGCTGGTATCAGCGGATACTGATGTACCCTTTAGCTGTCATTTTGGCCATCGCAACAGTCAGGAAAGATATCAGGGTCTATGTCTATGTATTGCCTTTGTCCATCAGTGGTGGAAGTATTTCATTATTTCATTATTTGAATCAAAAAGTGACATTTTTACATGAACTAGGAGCAGCATGTGGACCTATACCGTGCAATATTGAGTATATCAATTGGTTTGGGTTTGTGACCATTCCTTTTATGGCCCTTGTCGCTTTTATATTAGTCACAATTATTCATCTGTCCTTATACTACGTACAAAGGAGCGAAAATAAATGAGGAAAATCATCTTGTTTGGAATCATTATCATCGTGTTGTTTGGAGCTCTGGGCATTGTCACTTACATACAACAGCAGCAGGCGATAGAAGGAAATCCGTATGGCAAGGAGAGTCTTCATCCAGAGACCATTAAACAGTTAGATCATCCTTTGTATCAGAATCAGATCTTACCGGAAGCATTAGCAGAAAGAATCCAAAATGGAGAAGAGCTGTACATTTATTATTACCAGCCGGACTGTCCATATTGCCAAGAGGTGACACCCCATTTGGTTGAGGTGGCTGAAGAGAACGGTTTTGAGTTGTATTTACACAACTTGAGAGAGTTCCCGGAAAATTGGGAGACATATAATTTGGATGTTGTGCCTACAGTTGTACATTACAAGGATGGAGAAGAAGTATCTCGTATCGTTGGTTTTCACGACCGTGAGGAATATGAGCAATGGTTTGGGGTTGAATAATGGACATGTAAATAGGGTTTGCGGAAAAACAAAAAATTGTTGAGATGAAAGGGAAAAGACGTATTT encodes the following:
- a CDS encoding thioredoxin family protein, with translation MRKIILFGIIIIVLFGALGIVTYIQQQQAIEGNPYGKESLHPETIKQLDHPLYQNQILPEALAERIQNGEELYIYYYQPDCPYCQEVTPHLVEVAEENGFELYLHNLREFPENWETYNLDVVPTVVHYKDGEEVSRIVGFHDREEYEQWFGVE
- a CDS encoding disulfide oxidoreductase produces the protein MEFKSWLKRFVLEHGLLISWLIAFTATLGSLYFSEIVGFIPCEYCWYQRILMYPLAVILAIATVRKDIRVYVYVLPLSISGGSISLFHYLNQKVTFLHELGAACGPIPCNIEYINWFGFVTIPFMALVAFILVTIIHLSLYYVQRSENK